A window from Limanda limanda chromosome 14, fLimLim1.1, whole genome shotgun sequence encodes these proteins:
- the LOC133019712 gene encoding odorant receptor 131-2-like, whose protein sequence is MSRTAQTNTTTGDALLHRVMLGTVTSVPCCIFLFINVTMLFTLRSKAVFRESSRYILLFNLLVADTMHMTVGQIMFILSVCRTRLSYPVCGLLVMLAIFTNEVSPLTLVVMSLERYVAVCQPLRHATIITITNTALAIMVVWAISSLNILVHVLLLLDFPFEDLDTLQMKEFCGTHVMLIGPMSDDYDRAFTCLVFVSAAAVIISTYIGVMVAARSASTDKASARKARNTLLLHLVQLGLILLSTIHNSVVGSIARIVTRPILLIILNTLYVLVIMLPRCLSSLIYGLRDKTIRPVLLYHLCCRLKLKAGVSP, encoded by the coding sequence ATGTCACGTACAGCTCAAACCAACACTACTACTGGTGATGCGTTGCTGCACAGAGTGATGCTGGGCACTGTGACCTCTGTGCCCTGctgcatcttcctcttcattaaTGTCACCATGTTGTTCACCCTGAGGAGCAAAGCAGTGTTTCGTGAGTCCTCTCGTTACATCCTCCTGTTCAACCTCCTGGTGGCCGACACCATGCACATGACAGTGGGCCAGATTATGttcattttgtctgtctgtagaACACGGCTGTCGTATCCTGTGTGTGGTCTTCTGGTCATGCTCGCTATTTTCACAAATGAAGTCTCCCCTCTCACTCTGGTGGTGATGTCTCTGGAGAGATATGTAGCTGTGTGCCAGCCGCTGCGACACGctaccatcatcaccatcacaaacacagcacTGGCCATCATGGTGGTTTGGGCCATTAGTTCACTGAACATCCTCGTCCACGTTCTGCTGCTGTTAGATTTCCCTTTTGAAGACCTGGACACTCTGCAGATGAAAGAATTTTGTGGAACCCATGTCATGTTGATCGGGCCGATGTCTGATGATTATGACAGAGCTTTCACTTGTCTTGTGTTTGtatcagcagctgcagtgatCATATCCACCTACATCGGTGTGATGGTGGCAGCCAGGTCAGCGTCTACAGACAAAGCTTCAGCTCGTAAAGCTCGTAAcaccctgctgctgcatctggtGCAGCTGGGCCTCATCCTCTTATCAACTATACACAACTCTGTCGTTGGATCCATTGCAAGGATTGTGACAAGGCCAATACTTCTGATCATCCTAAATACTTTATATGTGCTCGTCATCATGCTCCCCAGATGTCTGAGTTCTCTCATCTATGGGCTCAGAGATAAGACCATCAGGCCTGTGCTCTTGTACCATCTGTGCTGTCGACTGAAACTCAAAGCTGGGGTCTCACCCTGA
- the trappc14 gene encoding trafficking protein particle complex subunit 14 → MVQMMESQCEYFMYFPAVPLADLSDPARYRSLPRRSHLYLGETVRFLLVLRCRDAGATPPEPGPGGGDGAAAGFGTESASSRAWRELAGSLCAVASVSPGESSRHRGNHHQHHHDYQSSGDEANEDGEEDYIAAAEAAIAALGSRVDSRCRSFRDCKPLLIHNSSGTAHREFHRAPFQSPLDEPVVLTDEVIFPLTVSLDKLPVSTLKVKVMVTVWKKEAEKAEVQELGYLSVLQQREPTQTFRHDLNTFKAQVSTTLTVLPPPTVRCKQMTVSGRHLAVLKVLNESSQEEVRIRDVRILPNLNASYLPMMPDGSVLLVDNVCHQSGEVGMASFCRVDSEACRLPSMLSALEEHDFLFQLHLNDMGQDDSNEGLEVPLVAVLQWSTPKMPFTNCIYTHYRLPSVRLDRPRFVMTASCPSTVRVKENFKVKYVLLNNLQDFLAVRLVWTPEGRGLGDDAALAPVVCHSPLSNLGHCRKGRTLSFCVSFQILRPGLYEVLKLRL, encoded by the exons ATGGTGCAGATGATGGAGTCTCAGTGCGAGTACTTCATGTATTTCCCGGCGGTTCCGCTGGCGGACCTGTCGGACCCGGCTCGGTACCGGAGCCTGCCGCGCCGGAGCCACCTGTACCTGGGGGAGACGGTCCGCTTCCTGCTGGTGCTGCGCTGCCGGGACGCGGGGGCCACACCGCCCGAGCCCGGCCCCG ggggcggtgaTGGCGCTGCGGCAGGTTTCGGGACGGAGTCGGCCAGCAGCCGAGCGTGGAGGGAGCTCGCCGGCTCTCTGTGCGCTGTGGCCAGcgtgagtccaggtgagagcAGCCGTCACCGCGGCAACCACCACCAGCATCACCATGACTACCAGAGCAGCGGGGACGAGGCTAATGAAGATGGCGAGGAGGACTACATCGCAGCGGCGGAGGCGGCCATCGCGGCGCTCGGCAGCCGGGTGGACTCCCGGTGTCGCAGCTTCAGGGACTGCAAACCTCTGCTCATCCACAACTCGTCAGGGACGGCCCACAGGGAGTTCCACAGGGCGCCttttcag TCTCCGCTGGACGAGCCGGTGGTTCTGACGGATGAAGTGATCTTCCCTCTCACCGTCTCTCTGGACAAACTTCCTGTCAGCACGCTGAAGGTCAAG GTGATGGTCACGGTTTGGAAGAAGGAGGCAGAGAAAGCCGAGGTTCAGGAGCTCGGTTACCTGAGCGTCCTGCAGCAGCGAGAACCGACACAGACCTTCAGACACGACCTGAACACCTTCAAGGCTCAgg TGAGCACCACTCTGACCGTCCTGCCGCCGCCAACCGTCCGCTGTAAACAGATGACCGTCTCCGGGAGACACCTCGCTGTCCTCAAAG TGTTGAATGAGTCTtctcaggaggaggtgaggattcGGGATGTTCGCATTTTGCCGAACCTGAACGCCTCGTACCTTCCCATGATGCCAGACGGCTCCGTCCTGCTGGTGGACAACGTGTG CCACCAGTCCGGTGAGGTCGGCATGGCGTCTTTCTGCAGGGTGGACAGCGAGGCCTGCCGCCTTCCCAGCATGCTCAGCGCTTTAGAGGAGCACGACTTCTTGTTCCAGCTGCACCTCAACGACATGGGGCAGGACGACTCCAACGAG GGGCTGGAGGTTCCCCTGGTCGCCGTGCTGCAGTGGTCAACTCCCAAGATGCCTTTCACCAATTGTATCTACACCCACTACAG gctGCCCAGCGTCCGTCTGGACCGACCACGCTTCGTCATGACGGCGAGTTGTCCCAGCACGGTGCGAGTGAAGGAGAACTTCAAGGTCAAATACGTTCTGCTCAACAACCTTCAGGACTTCCTGGCTGTTCGCCTGGTCTGGACCCCGGAGG gtcggGGTCTTGGGGACGATGCAGCTCTGGCTCCGGTGGTGTGTCACTCTCCTCTCAGTAACCTCGGTCACTGTCGTAAAGGAAGAACTTTGTCGTTCTGTGTTTCGTTCCAGATCCTCCGACCAGGACTGTACGAGGTACTGAAGCTCCGCCTCTAA